A genomic stretch from Nocardia wallacei includes:
- a CDS encoding SDR family oxidoreductase produces MPRFEPNPARRPVLIAGASSGIGAASAVALAALGHPVALGARRVDQCEELAEKIRADGGEAIAHRLDVTDQASVDEFVTAAEQAHGPTEILVSGAGDLEFSLIHEMDPERFAAQVQVHLIGPQRLAHRVLPGMIERRRGDFVIIGSDCAPDPRPRTGAYSASKAGLEALTDQLRMELEGTGVRASLVRPGPTKTGMGGDASSEVIGPLIDDWVKWGFARHPYLLRASDMAAAVVAVVGTPRGAHLVLVEVQPEAPLRELGEPARQE; encoded by the coding sequence ATGCCACGTTTCGAGCCGAATCCCGCTCGCCGTCCCGTGCTGATCGCGGGCGCGTCCTCGGGGATCGGTGCGGCCAGCGCCGTCGCGCTGGCCGCGCTCGGCCATCCCGTCGCGCTGGGAGCCCGGCGCGTCGACCAGTGCGAAGAGCTGGCGGAGAAGATTCGCGCCGACGGGGGCGAGGCGATCGCCCACCGCCTCGACGTCACCGATCAGGCGTCCGTCGACGAGTTCGTGACGGCGGCCGAACAGGCGCACGGGCCCACCGAGATCCTCGTCTCCGGTGCCGGAGACCTGGAGTTCTCGCTGATTCACGAGATGGACCCGGAGCGGTTCGCCGCGCAGGTGCAGGTGCATCTGATCGGCCCGCAGCGGCTCGCGCACCGGGTGCTGCCGGGGATGATCGAGCGGCGGCGCGGCGACTTCGTCATCATCGGCTCGGACTGCGCGCCGGATCCACGACCGCGCACGGGCGCCTACAGCGCGTCCAAGGCCGGGCTGGAGGCGCTGACCGATCAGCTGCGAATGGAATTGGAGGGCACCGGGGTTCGCGCCTCGCTGGTCCGGCCGGGCCCCACCAAGACCGGCATGGGCGGCGACGCGTCATCGGAGGTCATCGGCCCGCTGATCGACGACTGGGTGAAGTGGGGCTTCGCCCGCCATCCCTATCTGTTGCGCGCATCGGATATGGCCGCCGCGGTCGTGGCGGTGGTCGGGACGCCGCGCGGGGCGCACCTCGTGCTGGTCGAGGTGCAGCCCGAGGCGCCGTTGCGGGAGCTCGGGGAGCCCGCCCGGCAGGAGTGA